In one window of Sandaracinaceae bacterium DNA:
- a CDS encoding FAD:protein FMN transferase, which produces MGLGSSLASCGDRAAEDAGAATPVAPETASPATGEHDELRYISLSRPLMGTIFRINVVSTPEVAEPAIRAAFAEIARLEDVLSEWREDSAISNINRNAGREPVVVGPDVLAVIKAGLDVSRWSDGAFDLSWAALRGLYSFPPHEERVPSTRDLRRQLPLIRYQDIVVDEAASTVFLRRAGMAIGTGGIAKGYALDRAGEVLRAAGINDYMIFGGGQVQVHGQRGSRDWRVGIQHPRQQGQNSYFAALEATDMSISTSGDYEHAFFRDGRRYHHIIDVRTGLPADRTMSVTLLAPSGLYADALSTAVFALGAERALAMLRTIDYRAEAVIVDHECRVHTTPGTDARLRMNVELAAGLLPECTP; this is translated from the coding sequence GTGGGCCTCGGATCATCGCTGGCGTCGTGTGGCGATCGCGCTGCGGAAGACGCCGGCGCGGCGACCCCGGTGGCCCCCGAGACCGCCAGCCCGGCCACCGGCGAGCACGACGAGCTGCGCTACATCAGCCTGAGCCGGCCGCTGATGGGGACGATCTTCCGCATCAACGTGGTCTCCACGCCCGAGGTGGCCGAGCCCGCCATCCGCGCCGCCTTCGCCGAGATCGCGCGGCTCGAGGACGTGCTCAGCGAGTGGCGCGAGGACAGCGCCATCTCCAACATCAACCGCAACGCGGGGCGCGAGCCGGTGGTGGTGGGGCCCGACGTGCTGGCGGTGATCAAGGCGGGCCTCGACGTCTCGCGCTGGAGCGACGGCGCGTTCGACCTGTCGTGGGCGGCCCTGCGCGGGCTGTACAGCTTTCCGCCGCACGAGGAGCGCGTCCCGAGCACGCGTGACCTGCGGCGCCAGCTGCCCTTGATCCGCTATCAGGACATCGTGGTGGACGAGGCGGCCAGCACCGTGTTCCTGCGCCGCGCCGGCATGGCCATCGGCACGGGCGGCATCGCCAAGGGCTACGCGCTCGACCGCGCGGGCGAGGTGCTGCGCGCTGCTGGCATCAACGACTACATGATCTTCGGCGGCGGGCAGGTGCAGGTGCACGGCCAGCGCGGCTCGCGTGACTGGCGCGTGGGCATCCAGCACCCGCGGCAGCAGGGTCAGAACAGCTACTTCGCGGCCCTCGAGGCCACCGACATGAGCATCAGCACCTCGGGGGACTACGAGCATGCCTTCTTCCGCGACGGGCGGCGCTATCACCACATCATCGACGTGCGCACGGGCCTGCCGGCGGACCGCACCATGAGCGTGACCTTGCTGGCCCCCTCTGGCCTCTACGCCGACGCCCTCAGCACCGCGGTCTTCGCCCTGGGCGCCGAGCGTGCCCTCGCGATGCTCCGCACCATCGACTACCGCGCCGAAGCCGTGATCGTGGACCACGAGTGCCGCGTGCACACCACGCCGGGCACCGACGCCCGCCTGCGCATGAACGTGGAGCTGGCGGCCGGCCTGCTCCCGGAGTGCACGCCATGA
- a CDS encoding DUF4159 domain-containing protein — MRLPPPRSRRLVTCTLALLSAVTSLLAAAPSARGIGEATRVDVRGVVLGAAREEDEPRPSARRRIAWEARKRTSIETRLRPSRARLDDPSIFETPLLYLAGDAGFADPSEAEVVGLRRFVDFGGFVVIDDAEPTRDAFDTSVRRLLQRAFPTRPLRPIPSDHTLFRSFYLLYGPAGRLRGERPLEGIERQGRMGVVYSRADMGGAWARDNLGTWQHAVEGGDTQRELAIRLGVNLIMYALCLDYKDDQVHAPFIMRRRGGTP, encoded by the coding sequence ATGCGCCTGCCGCCCCCCCGCTCCCGCCGCCTCGTCACGTGCACGCTCGCGCTCCTGTCCGCGGTCACGTCGCTGCTGGCGGCCGCACCGTCGGCGCGGGGCATCGGTGAGGCCACCCGGGTGGACGTGCGCGGGGTGGTCCTGGGGGCTGCCCGCGAAGAAGACGAGCCGCGGCCCAGCGCGCGCCGCCGCATCGCCTGGGAGGCCCGCAAGCGCACCAGCATCGAGACCCGCCTGCGCCCCTCGCGGGCTCGCTTGGACGACCCGTCCATCTTCGAGACCCCGCTACTGTACCTGGCCGGCGATGCTGGCTTTGCCGACCCGAGCGAGGCCGAGGTGGTGGGCCTGCGCCGCTTCGTGGACTTCGGGGGGTTCGTGGTCATCGACGACGCAGAGCCCACGCGCGATGCGTTCGACACCAGCGTGCGGCGCTTGCTGCAGCGCGCGTTCCCCACGCGTCCGCTGCGGCCCATCCCGTCGGACCACACGCTCTTCCGCTCGTTCTACCTGTTGTACGGGCCGGCGGGGCGCCTGCGGGGGGAGCGCCCGCTCGAGGGCATCGAACGCCAGGGCCGGATGGGTGTGGTGTACAGCCGCGCCGACATGGGCGGCGCGTGGGCGCGGGACAACCTGGGCACCTGGCAGCACGCGGTGGAGGGTGGCGACACGCAGCGCGAGCTGGCCATCCGGCTCGGCGTGAACCTGATCATGTACGCGCTCTGCCTGGACTACAAAGACGACCAAGTGCATGCGCCGTTCATCATGCG